The following coding sequences lie in one Glycine max cultivar Williams 82 chromosome 19, Glycine_max_v4.0, whole genome shotgun sequence genomic window:
- the LOC100815184 gene encoding probable polygalacturonase has translation MQLFLHSIQNFLAPFQFQLVAHMKGLVAVLLLVAISTAVESNGEDNGGPCKQNALKARPHSVSILEFGAVGDGITLNTVAFENAIFYLKSFADKGGAQLYVPSGTWLTGSFNLTNHLTLFLERGATIIASQDYSHWDIVDFLPSYGRGIGRYRSLIYGQNLSDVVITGDNGTIDGQGSIWWKLFNSNSLNYTRPNLIEFVDSVDVIISNLTFLDSPAWGIHPVYCSNVQIQNITYRAPAEFPYTSGIVPDSSQNVCIENSNISTGHDAIVLKSGWDQYGIAYGKPTSNVHISNVYLQSSSGAGLAFGSEMSGGISVIIAEKLHILNSPIGIELKTTRGRGGYMRGIFISDAELENISLGISMTGYSGFHPDDKYDTSSLPVVGDITFKNVIGANISVAGNFSGIVESPFSTICLSNVTFSLSSEPSPSWFCSNVIGFSEHVIPEPCPDIQSSYSKFPFSCFSSLYPLFNNVSGHLDHQPQEL, from the exons ATGCAACTGTTCCTGCACTCGATTCAGAACTTTCTTGCGCCATTTCAGTTTCAACTTGTTGCACACATGAAGGGGCTA GTGGCAGTGCTTTTACTTGTAGCAATAAGCACTGCCGTGGAAAGCAATGGGGAAGACAATGGTGGACCATGTAAACAGAATGCATTGAAGGCTAGACCTCACAGTGTGTCGATCTTGGAGTTTGGGGCGGTTGGAGACGGAATAACACTGAACACAGTTGCGTTCGAAAATGCAATATTTTATCTCAAGTCATTTGCTGACAAAGGTGGTGCCCAACTATATGTTCCTTCTGGCACATGGCTAACTGGGAGTTTTAATCTCACCAATCACCTCACTTTGTTCCTTGAGAGAGGAGCTACCATCATTGCATCTCAG GATTATTCTCATTGGGAtatagtggatttcctcccttcTTATGGCAGAGGAATTGGGAGATATCGCAGCTTGATCTATGGGCAGAATTTAAGCGATGTGGTAATAACAG GTGATAATGGAACTATAGATGGGCAAGGCTCCATCTGGTGGAAGCTGTTCAATTCTAATTCCTTAAATTACACTCGACCAAATCTTATAGAATTTGTTGATTCTGTTGATGTCATAATTTCCAATTTGACATTTCTAGACTCTCCTGCTTGGGGCATCCATCCAGTATATTGCAG CAAcgttcaaattcaaaacataacTTATCGTGCACCAGCCGAATTCCCTTACACAAGTGGTATAGTTCCAG ATTCTTCTCAGAATGTATGCATTGAGAACAGTAACATTAGCACTGGTCATGATGCAATTGTTCTGAAGAGTGGTTGGGATCAGTATGGCATTGCCTATGGAAAACCAACCTCAAATGTTCACATCAGTAATGTTTACCTACAATCATCATCAGGTGCTGGCTTGGCATTTGGAAGTGAGATGTCTGGGGGAATATCTGTTATTATTGCAGAAAAGCTTCATATTCTCAACTCTCCTATTGGCATTGAACTGAAGACAACTAGGGGTAGAGGTGGCTATATGAGAGGCATCTTCATTTCTGATGCAGAATTGGAAAATATTAGCTTGGGAATAAGCATGACAGGATACTCCGGTTTCCATCCAGATGACAAGTATGACACTAGTTCACTTCCAGTTGTTGGTGACATTACTTTCAAGAATGTGATTGGGGCAAATATTAGTGTTGCTGGGAATTTTTCAGGAATAGTTGAATCACCATTCTCAACAATCTGTCTTTCAAACGTGACTTTTTCTCTCAGCTCCGAGCCATCTCCTTCATGGTTCTGTTCTAATGTAATTGGTTTCTCTGAGCATGTGATTCCTGAGCCATGTCCTGATATCCAGAGCTCGTATTCCAAGTTTCCCTTTTCTTGCTTTTCTTCTCTATATCCACTCTTTAATAATGTCTCAGGCCATTTGGATCATCAACCACAAGAATTATAG
- the LOC102668305 gene encoding chaperone protein DnaJ isoform X1, with amino-acid sequence MFGTVEHDEIRRAYRKMDLWYPDRWIKDPKLALEAKKRFQRVQEAYSVLSNKGKRRIYDAGLFGLIGEDDDELQGFVDFMQEMASTMQKVRPKDEKGMLEDLQGLLMVMMADNEGMGKSGLSWNSSPCPTKRTRIL; translated from the exons ATGTTCGGCACCGTCGAGCACGACGAAATTCGACGCGCTTATCGTAAGATGGATCTG TGGTATCCTGATAGGTGGATCAAGGACCCAAAGCTTGCACTAGAAGCTAAAAAGAGATTTCAGCGCGTTCAAGAGGCTTATTCAG TTTTGTCCAATAAAGGGAAGAGAAGGATATATGATGCTGGCTTGTTTGGTCTGATTGGAGAGGACGATGATGAG TTACAGGGATTTGTTGATTTCATGCAAGAAATGGCCTCGACGATGCAGAAAGTGAGACCCAAG gatGAGAAAGGCATGTTGGAGGATCTTCAAGGATTGTTAATGGTTATGATGGCAGATAATGAAGGAATGGGAAAGTCTGGGTTAAGCTGGAATTCATCTCCATGTCCTACAAAAAGGACACGTATCTTGTGA
- the LOC102668305 gene encoding chaperone protein DnaJ isoform X2 has product MFGTVEHDEIRRAYRKMDLWYPDRWIKDPKLALEAKKRFQRVQEAYSVLSNKGKRRIYDAGLFGLIGEDDDEGFVDFMQEMASTMQKVRPKDEKGMLEDLQGLLMVMMADNEGMGKSGLSWNSSPCPTKRTRIL; this is encoded by the exons ATGTTCGGCACCGTCGAGCACGACGAAATTCGACGCGCTTATCGTAAGATGGATCTG TGGTATCCTGATAGGTGGATCAAGGACCCAAAGCTTGCACTAGAAGCTAAAAAGAGATTTCAGCGCGTTCAAGAGGCTTATTCAG TTTTGTCCAATAAAGGGAAGAGAAGGATATATGATGCTGGCTTGTTTGGTCTGATTGGAGAGGACGATGATGAG GGATTTGTTGATTTCATGCAAGAAATGGCCTCGACGATGCAGAAAGTGAGACCCAAG gatGAGAAAGGCATGTTGGAGGATCTTCAAGGATTGTTAATGGTTATGATGGCAGATAATGAAGGAATGGGAAAGTCTGGGTTAAGCTGGAATTCATCTCCATGTCCTACAAAAAGGACACGTATCTTGTGA